One Molothrus aeneus isolate 106 chromosome 6, BPBGC_Maene_1.0, whole genome shotgun sequence genomic window carries:
- the TP53I11 gene encoding tumor protein p53-inducible protein 11, whose amino-acid sequence MAAKQPPPLMKKHSQTDLVSRLKTRKILGVGGEDDDGEVHRSKISQVLGNEIKFAVREPLGLRVWQLVSAIMFSGVAVMALAFPDQLFDAIFEEESVSSKTPIRLYGGALLSIALIMWNALYTAEKAIIRWSLLAEACYFAVQFLVTTVSLVESSRIATGAVLLLVSRALFILISIYYYYQVGRRPKKV is encoded by the exons aTGGCGGCGAAGCAGCCCCCGCCGCTGATGAAGAAGCACAGCCAGACCGACCTGGTGAGCAGGCTGAAGACACGCAAGATCCTGGGCGTCGGCGGGGAGGATGACGACGGCGAGGTCCATCGCTCTAAG ATTAGCCAAGTACTGGGAAATGAAATCAAGTTTGCAGTCCGGGAACCACTGGGACTCAG GGTCTGGCAGCTTGTTTCCGCCATCATGTTTTCCGGGGTTGCTGTCATG GCCCTCGCTTTCCCTGACCAGCTCTTCGATGCCATCTTTGAGGAGGAATCGGTGAGCAGCAAGACTCCCATCCGGCTCTATGGTGGAGCCCTCCTCA GCATCGCGCTCATCATGTGGAACGCCCTGTACACCGCCGAGAAGGCCATCATCCGCTGGAGCCTGCTGGCCGAGGCCTGCTACTTCGCCGTGCAGTTCCTGG TTACCACTGTCTCCCTGGTTGAGAGTAGCCGGATAGCCACAGGTGCCGTGCTCCTCCTGGTCAGCCGAGCCCTCTTCATCCTCATCagcatttattattattaccaaGTTGGACGTCGTCCCAAGAAAGTCTAA
- the TSPAN18 gene encoding tetraspanin-18, whose translation MEGDCLSCMKYLMFLFNFFIFLGGACLLGLGIWVIVDPTGFREIVAANPLLFTGAYIMLAMGAMLFLLGFLGCCGAIRENKCLLLFFFMFILLIFLAELSAAILAFIFRENLTREFFTKELKKHYQRNNDTDVFSSTWNSVMITFACCGVNGPEDFEDIRHLPYSSLEKATPEACCQRELQSREGMFVNKEACLEGIERFQNRQGCYTVILNSFETYVYLAGALAIGVLAIELFAMIFAMCLFRGIQ comes from the exons ATGGAGGGAGACTGTCTGAGCTGCATGAAATACCTGATGtttcttttcaatttctttatATTT CTGGGAGGAGCATGCCTGCTGGGACTCGGAATCTGGGTCATTGTGGATCCCACAGGTTTTCGAGAGATAGTGGCTGCCAACCCCCTGCTCTTCACGGGAGCGTACATCATGCTGGCCATGGGAGCAATGCTCTTCCTGCTGGGcttcctgggctgctgtggtgccATCCGTGAGAACAAATGTCTCCTGCTCTTT TTCTTCATGTTTATTTTGTTAATCTTCCTGGCGGAGCTTTCAGCTGCAATCCTGGCTTTTATATTCAGAGAAAAT CTGACCAGAGAGTTCTTCACCAAGGAGCTGAAGAAGCACTACCAGAGGAACAACGACACGGACGTCTTCTCTTCCACCTGGAACTCTGTTATGATCACA TTTGCCTGCTGTGGAGTGAATGGACCAGAAGATTTTGAAGATATTCGTCACCTTCCATATTCTTCTTTGGAAAAGGCAACACCGGAGGCTTGCTGCCAGCGAGAGCTCCAGAGCCGGGAGGGGATGTTTGTCAACAAGGAAGCTTGTCTAGAAGGCATTGAGAGGTTTCAGAACCGGCAG GGCTGCTACACCGTGATCCTGAACTCCTTTGAGACGTACGTGTACCTGGCAGGAGCTCTTGCCATCGGAGTGCTGGCTATTGAG CTGTTTGCCATGATCTTCGCTATGTGTCTGTTTCGAGGGATCCAGTAA